The Manis javanica isolate MJ-LG chromosome 2, MJ_LKY, whole genome shotgun sequence genome contains a region encoding:
- the TP53INP1 gene encoding tumor protein p53-inducible nuclear protein 1 isoform X1: MFQRLNKMFVGEVSNSSNKEPEFSEKEDDEWILVDFIDTCTGFSAAEDEEEDISDESPTEHSSVFSCLPASLECLADTSDSCFLQFESCPMEESWFITPPPCFTAGGLTTIKVETSPMENLLIEHPSMSVYAVHNSCPSLSETSCGTDEFHNPSGPRVEAQNEMGQHIHCYVTALAAHTAFLEQPKSFRPSQWIKEHSERQSLNRNSLRRQNLTRDCHSRQVKHNGWAVHQPCPRQYNY; this comes from the exons ATGTTCCAGAGACTGAATAAAATGTTTGTGGGTGAAGTCAGTAATTCTTCCAACAAAGAACCAGAGTTTAGTGAGAAAGAAGATGATGAATGGATTCTTGTTGATTTCATAG ACACTTGCACTGGGTTCTCAGCAGCAGAAGACGAGGAAGAAGACATCAGTGATGAGTCACCTACTGAGCACTCTTCAGTCTTTTCCTGTTTACCTGCATCTCTTGAGTGCTTGGCTGATACAAGCGATTCCTGCTTCCTCCAGTTTGAGTCCTGTCCAATGGAGGAGAGCTGGTTTATCACCCCTCCCCCATGTTTTACTGCAGGTGGGTTAACCACTATCAAGGTGGAAACCAGTCCTATGGAAAACCTTCTCATCGAACATCCCAGCATGTCTGTCTATGCTGTGCATAACTCCTGCCCCAGTCTCAGTGAGACCAGCTGTGGGACTGATGAATTTCATAACCCAAGTGGTCCCAG agtGGAAGCTCAGAATGAAATGGGGCAGCACATTCATTGCTATGTTACAGCTCTTGCTGCTCATACAGCTTTTCTGGAACAACCCAAGAGTTTTCGCCCTTCACAGTGGATTAAGGAACATAGTGAAAGACAGTCTTTGAACAGAAATAGCCTGCGTCGCCAAAATCTCACCAGGGATTGCCACTCTCGGCAAGTGAAGCACAATGGTTGGGCTGTGCATCAGCCCTGCCCACGTCAGTACAATTACTAA
- the TP53INP1 gene encoding tumor protein p53-inducible nuclear protein 1 isoform X2 yields MFQRLNKMFVGEVSNSSNKEPEFSEKEDDEWILVDFIDTCTGFSAAEDEEEDISDESPTEHSSVFSCLPASLECLADTSDSCFLQFESCPMEESWFITPPPCFTAGGLTTIKVETSPMENLLIEHPSMSVYAVHNSCPSLSETSCGTDEFHNPSGPRARKSCL; encoded by the exons ATGTTCCAGAGACTGAATAAAATGTTTGTGGGTGAAGTCAGTAATTCTTCCAACAAAGAACCAGAGTTTAGTGAGAAAGAAGATGATGAATGGATTCTTGTTGATTTCATAG ACACTTGCACTGGGTTCTCAGCAGCAGAAGACGAGGAAGAAGACATCAGTGATGAGTCACCTACTGAGCACTCTTCAGTCTTTTCCTGTTTACCTGCATCTCTTGAGTGCTTGGCTGATACAAGCGATTCCTGCTTCCTCCAGTTTGAGTCCTGTCCAATGGAGGAGAGCTGGTTTATCACCCCTCCCCCATGTTTTACTGCAGGTGGGTTAACCACTATCAAGGTGGAAACCAGTCCTATGGAAAACCTTCTCATCGAACATCCCAGCATGTCTGTCTATGCTGTGCATAACTCCTGCCCCAGTCTCAGTGAGACCAGCTGTGGGACTGATGAATTTCATAACCCAAGTGGTCCCAG GGCCAGGAAAAGCTGCTTATAA